A segment of the Salminus brasiliensis chromosome 1, fSalBra1.hap2, whole genome shotgun sequence genome:
GTTTTCAGAATTCAGGGAGAAAATATACACAGGACAAATTGTGGAACAAGATTGTTTAACACACTGTGAGAGAAACCAGCGTAGACCGGCAGCTCCTGAGATCGCCATGATACCGACTACAGAATGACAGCATGACTTCTGTGGTCCGTGTTTAAAAGGAGAGGAATAGGTGTAGCATAGGTCTGTTCTCCACACTTGGTGCTAGCTCAGACTTAGTAACGGTGGTTATTTATAACTAAACCATATCCATCGATGTATAGGTGCACTGAATGAGGTGTAGGTAAACCAAATCAGCTTATAAGACACTCATTATTACAATTTCAGAAATTAGCCCATTCTTCAAAGGTGGTTCTCAAGAAGGGCTCCTCGGGAGGTTATAAGTGATGTATATTTCTGACAAGGAATCCTAAGTGTTATACAGCAAACCAACAGTCATACGCACACAATTAAGTTTACAAAGAAATGCTTAGCATGAGAAATTCAGAATTTTGGACTGCAGTTTATGGCACCAAAAACAAGCTGCTTGGACACTGATGGAATTCGGCTTCTGCCTTTAActcatccatgcagtgaacacacacggtggacagtgagcacatgtgtccggagcggtgggcagctatTACTgcggtgcccggggagcagttaggggaaaggccttgctcaagggtccaacagtggcagcttgtcgagcccaggtatcgaacccacaaccctgtcatcagtagcccagagctctaaccgctgactCACCACTGACCCACCACTGCCCAACACCTGGATCGTGGTTCTGTATGCAGAGATAAATTGTGTCTTAAGTGTTGATTTATtgaatacaaataaaatgttcCCCCCACTCAGAGCCTCAGCATTTGCTTCTTTAATGTACAGTGGGAGACACTAAGGCTAATGTTAAGTCCCCAATCTCATCTCAAGTAATTAAATGCCTCAAGGCTggccgttttggagatgctccaaCCCTTTGACAGGTGTCCTGTTTCAAGGCCTGTCTTTATATGCTATTTGACTCAAGTTTACCTTACAAATATATAGGGAGCAGATCATAAAGAGCATACAGGACGTCTTTAGGCTTACATTTTAGATCATTCAAGATTGTTACAGGCACTTCTCGAATAGGTCATTTTAGTGAGAAGATGCTGAAAACCTACGTTAAATTCATTAAATCGACTCAGGCCGGAACGACTGTTCAGCTctcgctcttctctctcctgcaCGGACGCGATTGGAGCACGTACGGAGGTCCAGTTGGGGCCGGGTTCAAGCAAGATGTAAATAAACGCTGTCTGTAAAGGAGGACAGTCTAGAACCGAGCTGTCAGTAGAGCCACAGAACATCTAACACACCGACTGGAACCCGCCGAGGTTCGTTAGGCACGACTGTGCTGAAATGCGCACTGTTTAGCTGGATGTGTATCAAATGAGCTAAAATACGCGACTGGTGATTTCTACATCGGCGGGTGGCGTTAAATGGGGACAGCTTTTGGTAGTGTAGTTATGAAGTACATTTATTTTCTCTGTTAGAAAACACGCCGATTTGTTCAGACTTCTGCAACCGCTGTAAGAACAACGAGAAAGCGGCGAttttaggggtccaagcactccGCGCCAATATAGGGCTTTCTATagccctgctcctggagagccaGCTACCTTTCTACAGACCTGGGATCCAACCCAGACCCCTACCTCATGCATGAAGTTAAAAGTTAAAACCTGCAGGAAGAAATGGGCTAGTATGTTATTTATGGGCTTTTAGCAGTAGTTGCCTTAACTATTGGTGTATGCCAAACATTTTCACCTCTGAAATACATGGAAAGGAGCTCTGAATGTGTCTGTATGggaatttgtatgtatatattatgataaataaaaaaaaaaaaaaaatatatatatatataggccaaTATAGGGTGTTGTAGCAAGAAAATAAACCCCAAAACGTATGAACTGTTGGAGCCACCTTGATAATGTTGTGTCTGTCAAATTTAAATTGACAGATTGAGCATAGTATTGTAAGCAGAATCTTTAATGGAAATGTATGGGAAGGAGTATATTTTCAATAAAACTACCAATAACATATTTTGCTGTTTAGTAGAATATTTAGCGGGCAGTTAAAAATAATCAGTTTGCTAAAATGTATAGGTTTTTATTTCTAGTAGAACCGTCAAGCTGTTGTATTTCACTATTTATGTATTGTTTTCctgtcttttctttctccccTAGAAATGAACAAGATCCTGTTTCAAGTCTGCTCTTGAAGACCACCTGCTAACAGTATTCAAATGTATCTTTACAAACAGATCAAGTTTAGATCTCCAAGTCTAGAAAACATCCTTTGGTACTTTCCTTAGTGCACACCTCTCATCTGCAAAATGCAGCAAAAGATGGGCAAGGAAAGAACTCTCCATTGCTCAGAATGCGGAAAGACTTTCACTCATCCAGGTCCTCTCCAGCAACACCGGCGTATTCACACAGAAGAAAGACCATATTACTGCTCccactgtgggaagagtttccCATATCGGAGTCACCTGCAAatacaccagctcattcactcAGGAGTGAAGCCGTATTGCTGCTCGGAGTGCGGAAAGCATTTTGCTCGTCAGAGTCATCTCCAACAGCATAGACGCATTCATTCAGAAGAGAAACCGCATTACTGTTCACAGTGCGGGAAGAGTTTTACTTATCAGGGTCATCTCCAGTTacaccagcgtattcacacaggagaaagGCCGTATTGCTGCTCAGAGTGCGGGAAGTGTTTCACTCAGCCTAGTCATCTAAAACgtcaccagcgcattcacacaggggaGAAGCCGTGTGTCTGCTcggagtgtgggaagagttttactgACCGAAGTACGCTCTTaatacaccagcgcattcacactggagagagaccgtattactgctcagagtgCGGGAAGAGTTTTACCCGAATAAGTACTCTTCAAATACACCAGCtaattcacacaggagagaggcCATATGACTGCTtacagtgtgggaagagtttcacCTTTAAGAGTTGTCTCCAACGACATCAGCGCATTCATACAgagaaatgattttaaaaactgcagggtgtggaaagagttttggTGGAAAAAGTACTTTTCACACCCGTGGATATCCAGATTCTTTTTTAGAGGATTCAGGTGAAATTGACAGTTTGGGACC
Coding sequences within it:
- the LOC140552488 gene encoding uncharacterized protein — its product is MQQKMGKERTLHCSECGKTFTHPGPLQQHRRIHTEERPYYCSHCGKSFPYRSHLQIHQLIHSGVKPYCCSECGKHFARQSHLQQHRRIHSEEKPHYCSQCGKSFTYQGHLQLHQRIHTGERPYCCSECGKCFTQPSHLKRHQRIHTGEKPCVCSECGKSFTDRSTLLIHQRIHTGERPYYCSECGKSFTRISTLQIHQLIHTGERPYDCLQCGKSFTFKSCLQRHQRVHTGERPYSCLQCGKSFAQQSDLQRHHRIHTREKPCYCQQCGKSFSDASNFKKHQRVHTGEKPYYCSQCGKSFSDRSNLKKHRRVHTEHKPCVCSVCEKSFTDRSTLIIHQRTHTGEKPYYCSECGKSFTRLSNFQIHQRIHTGEKPYQCSQCGKSFAHKDSLQRHQRGHAE